From the Malus domestica chromosome 17, GDT2T_hap1 genome, one window contains:
- the LOC103417225 gene encoding peroxisomal and mitochondrial division factor 2-like, whose amino-acid sequence MAEKKTVEIVDDQAEDFFDADQAAGLGRKVEGLEGEKLELQRENKETKEKIQELTAEIEKLKSSEKETKERLREMELEIERTEEGKDVLESVANRAIELETEVARLQHDLISAMAEGEDANHEVAELKRELEEKGEKIDSLEKEVESLKKAKADSEKRVRELERKIGVLEVKETEEKSKKIRVEEEMRERLDEKESELILFKKKVEDLESVVAKNSAELGKRVNERVNVEAALRESEDKCRAMEMKMGQLQKDVMDAEKVITGLKERTVEAINGTANEMKEILEGGETGSKGLSLPVVAGSTGVVVAAAAAVVYVLYVRQR is encoded by the coding sequence ATGGCAGAGAAGAAGACGGTTGAAATCGTGGACGATCAGGCTGAGGATTTCTTCGATGCCGATCAGGCGGCGGGGTTGGGCCGCAAGGTCGAGGGTTTGGAGGGGGAGAAGCTTGAGCTGCAGCGTGAGAACAAGGAGACTAAGGAGAAAATCCAGGAATTGACGGCGGAGATCGAGAAATTGAAGAGCAGCGAGAAGGAGACGAAGGAGAGGCTCAGGGAGATGGAGTTGGAGATCGAACGGACTGAGGAGGGGAAAGATGTGCTGGAATCGGTTGCGAATAGAGCGATCGAGCTTGAGACTGAGGTAGCGAGGCTCCAACACGATCTGATCTCCGCCATGGCCGAAGGGGAGGACGCGAATCACGAAGTTGCGGAGCTGAAGCGTGAGTTGGAAGAGAAGGGGGAGAAAATTGATAGCTTGGAGAAGGAGGTCGAGAGCCTGAAGAAGGCGAAGGCTGATAGCGAGAAGAGAGTTAGGGAATTGGAGAGGAAGATTGGGGTTTTGGAAGTGAAGGAGACTGAGGAGAAGAGCAAGAAAATTAGGGTTGAggaggagatgagagagagacttGATGAGAAAGAGAGCGAGCTTATCTTGTTCAAGAAGAAAGTGGAGGATTTGGAGTCAGTTGTTGCGAAGAACAGTGCTGAATTGGGGAAGAGAGTGAACGAGAGGGTCAATGTCGAGGCAGCGCTGAGGGAATCGGAGGATAAGTGCAGAGCCATGGAAATGAAGATGGGACAATTACAGAAGGACGTGATGGATGCTGAGAAGGTTATTACTGGATTGAAGGAGAGGACTGTTGAGGCCATTAATGGTACTGCGAATGAAATGAAGGAGATTCTGGAAGGTGGAGAGACGGGGTCGAAAGGATTGAGCTTGCCAGTTGTGGCAGGGTCGACTGGGGTCGTTGTTGCCGCGGCAGCTGCTGTTGTCTATGTGTTGTATGTAAGGCAGAGGTGA